The region AATGTTTTATATGAACCGCATACGGCTTTATTTGGAGGTAAAAACGGGGATGAAGTATTGCAAGCTATTATTGAATTTGGTGGGCAAAAGGGAATCAAGTTTTTGGCTTGTGAGATAGGATATGATCAAAAAGAGTGTATGGAGACATATCTTTTAGATCAAGGCTATCAGGGTGTTTTTTATAAGGATTTGAGCGGATTTTACAGAGGTTTTATTGCTTATTTGCAATAATTTTTCTATGTTTTAGAAAATTTGGCTTCATACATAAAACATCATTTTTGCCAAAACAACGATAAAAAATCCGAGCAAAAGTGCTATGGGATGGATGATCTTACCTATAGGGCTAGGCTTTTTAAGGATGAATTTGTAAGTTAAGGAAATGATAATCATTGCAAAAATACTAAATGCAAAAACTATTTTCAACATCAGGAGTTTTTGGAGGTTTGAGCTGAAATAGCCGCTGTCTTTGCCGATATATTGACTCAC is a window of Helicobacter sp. 12S02232-10 DNA encoding:
- a CDS encoding copper resistance protein CopD, which codes for MQTIYPFILIIHLICAIIFLGYLFFDIFIFPNIKKTFGSEIAKKAASAIGTRGTKIMPLCVLLLLITGGMMVSQYIGKDSGYFSSNLQKLLMLKIVFAFSIFAMIIISLTYKFILKKPSPIGKIIHPIALLLGFFIVVLAKMMFYV